A window of the Carassius carassius chromosome 36, fCarCar2.1, whole genome shotgun sequence genome harbors these coding sequences:
- the calm3b gene encoding calmodulin 3b (phosphorylase kinase, delta) — protein sequence MADQLTEEQIAEFKEAFSLFDKDGDGTITTKELGTVMRSLGQNPTEAELQDMINEVDADGNGTIDFPEFLTMMARKMKDTDSEEEIREAFRVFDKDGNGYISAAELRHVMTNLGEKLTDEEVDEMIREADIDGDGQVNYEEFVQMMTAK from the exons ATG GCTGATCAGCTAACAGAGGAGCAGATTGCTG AATTCAAGGAGGCCTTCTCCTTATTTGACAAAGACGGTGATGGCACCATCACCACTAAAGAGTTAGGGACTGTCATGCGGTCCTTGGGCCAGAATCCTACAGAGGCAGAGCTTCAGGATATGATCAATGAAGTTGATGCTGATG gCAATGGAACAATTGATTTCCCAGAGTTCCTTACTATGATGGCCAGGAAGATGAAGGACACGGATAGCGAGGAGGAGATCCGAGAAGCATTCAGAGTTTTTGATAAG GATGGAAATGGTTATATCAGTGCAGCAGAGTTGCGTCACGTCATGACAAATCTGGGGGAGAAGCTTACAGACGAGGAAGTCGATGAGATGATCCGGGAGGCAGATATTGATGGTGACGGCCAGGTCAACTATGAAG AGTTTGTCCAGATGATGACTGCAAAGTAA